One genomic window of Synergistes jonesii includes the following:
- the gcvPA gene encoding aminomethyl-transferring glycine dehydrogenase subunit GcvPA: MSKKVYPYIPNSEASVQAEMLKFIGVDSIEELIADIPEDMRMKRAMKLPEPFCDEAGLARHVGAMLGKNKTARELVCFLGAGCYNRYVPAVVDEVAGRSEFLTAYAGEPYEDHGRFQAMFEYQSMMAELLDMDVCNVPSYDGGQAVGTALRMAARIARRKKALVPRNVNPDTLAVLRTYLQPDVEITYVDYNSKTGRICLDSLKEKLTEEVAAVLVMNPNFFGIIEEKAQEIADMAHAKGALMVAYVEPSTLGLLAPPSQYGADIACGDIQALGLHMNYGGGVAGFIATKDEPRFVDEYPSRLFGIAPTSEKEWGFGDVLWERTSFANRDGAKEFVGTHAALWGIAAGVYLAAMGPQGMRELGEAVVQRLGCLKKALSGVKGLSFDRFSGTPFQEAVADFSESGRTVAEINEKLLERGILGGYDLGKDFPELEGCMLIAVTEQTSADDIKALASALDEILA, encoded by the coding sequence ATGTCAAAGAAGGTGTACCCCTACATTCCCAACTCTGAGGCGTCCGTTCAGGCAGAGATGCTCAAATTTATCGGCGTGGATTCGATCGAAGAGCTCATCGCCGACATACCCGAGGATATGCGCATGAAGCGGGCGATGAAGCTGCCCGAACCGTTCTGCGACGAGGCCGGGCTCGCCCGTCACGTCGGCGCGATGCTTGGTAAAAACAAAACCGCGCGGGAGCTCGTCTGCTTTCTGGGAGCCGGCTGCTATAACCGCTACGTCCCCGCGGTCGTCGACGAGGTGGCGGGGCGCTCCGAATTCCTCACCGCCTACGCAGGCGAGCCCTACGAAGACCACGGGCGCTTTCAGGCGATGTTCGAGTACCAGTCGATGATGGCCGAGCTGCTCGATATGGATGTCTGCAACGTCCCCAGCTACGACGGCGGCCAGGCGGTCGGCACGGCTCTTCGCATGGCTGCGCGCATCGCCCGTCGCAAAAAGGCGCTGGTGCCGCGCAACGTCAACCCCGACACGCTGGCGGTGCTGCGGACGTACCTACAGCCCGACGTTGAAATCACCTATGTCGATTATAACTCAAAAACGGGACGCATCTGCCTCGACAGCCTCAAGGAGAAGCTGACGGAGGAGGTCGCGGCCGTGCTCGTGATGAATCCGAACTTTTTCGGCATCATTGAAGAGAAGGCGCAGGAGATCGCCGACATGGCCCACGCCAAGGGCGCGCTCATGGTGGCCTATGTCGAACCCTCGACGCTGGGCCTGCTCGCGCCTCCCTCGCAGTACGGAGCCGATATAGCCTGCGGCGACATCCAGGCGCTGGGGCTGCACATGAACTACGGCGGAGGGGTGGCGGGCTTCATCGCAACGAAGGACGAGCCGCGCTTCGTCGACGAATATCCCTCCCGCCTCTTCGGCATAGCGCCGACGAGCGAGAAAGAATGGGGATTCGGCGACGTCCTCTGGGAGCGCACCTCCTTCGCCAACCGCGACGGCGCCAAGGAATTCGTCGGGACCCATGCGGCGCTCTGGGGCATAGCGGCCGGCGTTTACTTAGCGGCCATGGGCCCTCAGGGCATGAGGGAGCTTGGCGAGGCCGTAGTGCAGCGTCTGGGCTGTCTTAAGAAGGCGCTCTCCGGCGTGAAGGGACTCTCCTTCGACAGATTCTCGGGCACACCGTTTCAGGAGGCCGTCGCCGATTTCTCTGAGAGCGGCCGCACGGTGGCCGAGATCAACGAAAAGCTGCTCGAAAGGGGCATCCTCGGCGGCTACGACCTCGGCAAAGATTTTCCCGAGCTTGAGGGCTGCATGCTTATCGCCGTTACAGAGCAGACCTCGGCGGACGACATAAAGGCCCTTGCTTCGGCACTGGACGAGATTCTGGCGTAA
- a CDS encoding SDR family NAD(P)-dependent oxidoreductase, whose translation MLDLNELCGMKGKTAIVTGAASGIGAGIARFFASAGVSVVIADINDELARKVEREIKEAGGKAEFVSCDVTKEADCRTLADGVAKRYSRIDILVNCAGVARRHTVETLSESDWDLALDVTLKSVFLMSKHVVPHMKRSGGGKIVNIGSGWALKGGDRAVSYCAAKGGVWNMTRAMAIDHGPDNINVNCVCPGDIDTPMLKSECEQLGGVYDEKYKEECARRPMARLGEPRDVAMCVFFLCSGMAPWVTGSSLVVDGGGIA comes from the coding sequence ATGTTGGATCTGAACGAACTTTGCGGAATGAAGGGCAAGACGGCGATCGTGACGGGCGCCGCCTCGGGTATCGGCGCGGGTATCGCACGCTTCTTTGCGAGCGCCGGCGTCTCCGTGGTGATCGCCGACATCAACGATGAACTTGCACGCAAGGTCGAACGTGAGATCAAAGAGGCAGGAGGGAAGGCCGAATTCGTCAGCTGCGACGTTACGAAGGAGGCCGACTGCAGGACGCTTGCCGACGGCGTCGCCAAAAGATATTCGAGGATCGACATCCTTGTGAACTGCGCCGGCGTCGCGCGCCGCCATACTGTGGAGACGCTCTCCGAAAGCGACTGGGATCTCGCGCTCGATGTAACGCTCAAAAGCGTATTCCTCATGAGCAAGCATGTCGTGCCGCACATGAAGAGATCCGGCGGCGGCAAGATCGTCAACATAGGCTCCGGCTGGGCGCTCAAGGGCGGAGACCGTGCCGTTTCGTATTGCGCCGCAAAGGGCGGCGTGTGGAATATGACGCGCGCGATGGCCATAGACCACGGCCCCGACAATATAAACGTGAACTGTGTCTGCCCTGGCGACATCGACACGCCGATGCTCAAGAGCGAGTGCGAACAGTTAGGCGGCGTGTATGATGAAAAATACAAGGAGGAGTGCGCCCGGCGCCCGATGGCGCGCCTGGGCGAGCCGCGGGACGTCGCGATGTGCGTATTCTTCCTCTGCAGCGGCATGGCCCCTTGGGTGACAGGCTCATCGCTCGTCGTCGACGGCGGCGGCATAGCATAG
- a CDS encoding GntR family transcriptional regulator → MVVSSSAIHTAAEFVYDQLRKKIFEKALTSGQRLPEVAIAKDLNVSRTPVREALRRLESEGLVQIIPGWGACLASPSKQEIIDTYEVREDLETMAIRKAAKRITPLQLCRLQEQIDAERETFVNRDLESYLKVNDNFHIIIAESSGNSTLVGYVKNILSRIFVQMIFFESFFDFDTNPSLEEHIAILNALKEHDEAECVRLMKEHLRLSMEGLKAK, encoded by the coding sequence ATGGTTGTTTCTTCTTCCGCCATACACACTGCGGCGGAGTTCGTCTATGATCAGTTGAGAAAAAAAATATTCGAGAAAGCGCTTACCAGCGGGCAGCGGCTGCCCGAGGTAGCCATAGCGAAAGATCTGAACGTGAGCCGCACGCCGGTGCGCGAGGCGCTGAGGCGTCTGGAGAGCGAGGGGCTTGTGCAGATAATACCCGGCTGGGGCGCGTGTCTCGCGTCGCCGTCGAAGCAGGAGATAATAGACACTTACGAGGTGCGCGAGGACTTGGAGACCATGGCTATACGCAAAGCTGCGAAGCGTATCACGCCGCTGCAGCTGTGCCGCCTGCAGGAACAGATCGACGCCGAGCGGGAGACGTTCGTCAACCGCGACCTCGAATCGTATCTGAAGGTCAACGACAATTTCCATATAATCATCGCGGAGTCCTCCGGCAACAGCACACTCGTCGGCTACGTAAAAAATATCCTCTCGCGGATATTCGTGCAGATGATTTTCTTTGAATCGTTCTTCGACTTCGACACAAATCCCAGCCTCGAAGAGCATATCGCCATACTTAACGCGCTGAAGGAACACGACGAGGCCGAATGCGTGCGCCTGATGAAGGAGCATCTGCGGCTGTCGATGGAGGGGCTGAAGGCTAAGTAA
- a CDS encoding TM1266 family iron-only hydrogenase system putative regulator, protein MCEAKKEESRIGVAAVIVEDMDSVREINEALHAFSDLVVGRLGIPYRERGVSVISIILDGDPDRISALTGRLGKIKSVTVKAVMSKK, encoded by the coding sequence GTGTGCGAGGCAAAGAAAGAAGAAAGCAGGATAGGTGTGGCGGCCGTCATCGTCGAGGACATGGATAGCGTGCGCGAGATAAACGAAGCCCTGCACGCGTTCAGCGACCTTGTCGTCGGCCGGCTGGGGATTCCCTACCGCGAACGCGGCGTCTCCGTCATCTCCATCATACTCGACGGAGACCCCGACAGGATAAGCGCACTTACCGGCAGGCTGGGAAAGATAAAATCCGTAACGGTCAAGGCCGTGATGTCGAAAAAGTAG
- the hydF gene encoding [FeFe] hydrogenase H-cluster maturation GTPase HydF — protein MALTDTPRSNRLHIAFYGRRNAGKSSLINMATGQETALVSEYAGTTTDPVIKSMELLPLGPIAVIDTAGLDDTGELGALRIERSKEMMKRTDLALLVVGAAQEEFSLEKGWLAELRARGVTTAGVLNQIDRILPEAAEEKRALLEEEFGIPFASVSALDKKYRPALLSLIVKNAPTDFEAPTLAGDLFAPGSAVVLVAPQDIQAPKGRLILPQVQVMRDILDHKGMALTCTADNFPRMLASLKEPPALVITDSQVFAKVNAALSREVPLTSFSIIMARAKGELSVFIDGAKAIGALKPTDRVLIAEACTHAPLTEDIGREKLPRWLRERAGAGLKTEVKAGLDFPKNLKDYALILHCGGCMFNRKQLMSRIIEAQSAGVPITNYGIAIAYLGGILDRVTEMFK, from the coding sequence ATGGCGCTCACCGACACTCCGCGTTCGAACAGGCTGCATATCGCCTTTTACGGAAGGCGCAACGCCGGAAAATCAAGCCTGATAAACATGGCGACGGGGCAGGAGACGGCGCTCGTCTCGGAGTACGCGGGGACGACGACGGACCCTGTCATAAAGAGCATGGAGCTGTTGCCGCTCGGCCCTATCGCCGTCATAGACACGGCGGGGCTCGACGACACAGGAGAGCTCGGCGCGCTGCGCATCGAGCGCTCGAAAGAGATGATGAAGCGCACCGACCTCGCGCTGCTCGTCGTGGGCGCCGCTCAGGAGGAATTTTCTCTCGAAAAGGGGTGGCTAGCCGAGCTGCGTGCGCGCGGCGTCACGACGGCCGGCGTGCTGAACCAGATCGACAGAATTTTGCCGGAAGCTGCGGAGGAGAAGCGCGCGCTTCTCGAAGAGGAATTCGGCATCCCCTTCGCCTCCGTCTCGGCGCTGGATAAAAAGTACCGCCCGGCCCTGCTGTCGCTGATCGTCAAAAACGCCCCGACGGATTTCGAAGCGCCGACTCTCGCCGGCGACCTCTTCGCGCCGGGATCGGCGGTCGTGCTCGTCGCGCCGCAGGATATACAGGCGCCTAAGGGACGGCTGATCCTGCCGCAGGTGCAGGTGATGCGCGACATCCTCGACCATAAGGGCATGGCGCTGACCTGTACCGCGGACAATTTCCCGCGGATGCTCGCTTCGCTCAAGGAGCCGCCGGCGCTCGTCATCACGGATTCCCAGGTCTTTGCGAAGGTGAACGCGGCGCTGTCGCGCGAGGTGCCTTTGACCTCCTTTTCGATAATAATGGCGCGCGCGAAGGGGGAGCTCTCCGTCTTCATCGACGGCGCCAAGGCCATAGGCGCGCTGAAGCCGACCGACAGGGTGCTGATCGCCGAGGCCTGCACTCACGCGCCGCTGACGGAGGACATCGGGCGCGAAAAGCTGCCGCGCTGGCTTCGCGAACGCGCCGGCGCCGGGCTCAAAACCGAGGTGAAGGCCGGCCTCGACTTCCCGAAGAATCTGAAGGATTACGCGCTGATACTGCACTGCGGCGGCTGCATGTTCAACAGGAAACAGCTGATGAGCCGCATCATAGAGGCGCAGTCGGCCGGCGTGCCGATAACGAATTACGGCATCGCCATCGCCTATCTCGGCGGCATACTCGACCGCGTAACGGAAATGTTCAAATAG
- a CDS encoding restriction endonuclease subunit S yields MTQPKNQLRQSIKQSANTNINAENIKSTFIKLPSLPEQQKIGDFFAEFGNLITLHQRERNDEE; encoded by the coding sequence CTGACACAACCCAAAAATCAGTTGAGGCAGAGTATTAAGCAATCAGCGAATACAAATATCAATGCCGAAAACATTAAAAGCACTTTTATAAAATTGCCATCATTACCTGAACAGCAGAAGATTGGGGACTTTTTTGCTGAATTCGGCAACCTTATCACTCTTCATCAGCGTGAGCGCAATGATGAAGAGTGA
- a CDS encoding site-specific integrase: MLSKIKGNDLFCDYYAQWISVYKEGAVRKVTMDKYKMSHSWIVKLIPELQICELNRVTYQQLLNNYARYHERQTTMDFHHQLKGAIQDAVDDGLIEKDPTRKAIIKGKQPSEKKDKYINQFELHTLLSSLNLKGEINWDWFILLVTKTGMRFSEALALTPKDFDFAHQTLSISKTWDYKGNGGFLPTKNRSSVRKIQIDWQTVIQFSELVRKIPEDEPIFVKKPCVYNSTVNSILARHCKKAGIPVITIHGLRHTHASLLLFAGVSIASVARRLGHASMTTTQKTYLHIIQELENQDVDLVMRSLSGLS, translated from the coding sequence ATGTTAAGTAAAATCAAAGGAAACGACTTGTTTTGCGATTATTATGCCCAATGGATAAGTGTGTACAAAGAGGGCGCTGTAAGAAAAGTCACGATGGACAAATATAAGATGTCCCATTCATGGATTGTCAAACTAATTCCGGAGTTGCAGATATGTGAGTTGAACAGAGTAACATATCAGCAGCTGTTGAACAATTATGCGCGCTACCATGAAAGGCAGACGACAATGGATTTCCATCATCAGTTGAAAGGCGCCATTCAAGATGCAGTAGACGACGGACTAATTGAAAAAGACCCTACCCGTAAAGCTATAATCAAGGGAAAGCAACCGTCCGAAAAAAAGGATAAATACATCAACCAATTTGAGCTCCACACGCTTCTTAGTTCGCTCAATCTAAAGGGAGAAATTAATTGGGATTGGTTCATTTTATTGGTAACAAAGACTGGAATGAGGTTCTCAGAAGCGCTGGCTTTAACGCCCAAAGATTTTGATTTTGCTCACCAGACTCTTTCTATAAGCAAGACATGGGACTATAAAGGAAACGGAGGCTTTTTGCCAACGAAAAACAGGTCATCGGTTAGAAAAATACAAATCGACTGGCAAACTGTTATTCAGTTCTCAGAACTTGTACGAAAGATTCCGGAAGACGAGCCCATCTTTGTAAAAAAGCCATGTGTTTACAATTCAACGGTCAATAGTATTTTAGCCCGGCATTGTAAAAAAGCAGGAATCCCAGTCATTACCATACACGGACTACGGCATACCCATGCATCTTTGCTCCTCTTCGCCGGAGTATCTATCGCAAGCGTGGCAAGAAGACTTGGCCATGCCAGCATGACGACAACCCAGAAAACATATTTGCACATAATTCAAGAACTCGAAAATCAGGATGTAGACCTTGTTATGCGGTCTTTGTCCGGGCTCTCTTGA
- a CDS encoding restriction endonuclease subunit S, whose protein sequence is MAFSFQFYKCIEKFFTIAWEQRKLGEMVQFSKGTGYSKGDLKESGTPIILYGRLYTKYETVIADVDTFADEKPGSVFSRGGEVIVPASGETAEDISIASVVEKSGVLLGGDLNIITPPTDIDSAFLAISISNGKPHNDMAKMAQGKSVVHLHNTDLEKIDLSYPSHEEQIRISGFFRGIDNLITLHQREHF, encoded by the coding sequence ATGGCATTTTCATTTCAATTTTACAAGTGCATTGAAAAGTTTTTTACAATCGCTTGGGAACAGCGTAAGCTTGGCGAGATGGTACAGTTCTCGAAAGGAACAGGCTATTCCAAAGGTGACTTGAAGGAGTCCGGGACACCCATCATCCTATACGGCAGGCTCTATACAAAGTATGAAACGGTAATAGCTGATGTTGATACCTTTGCCGATGAAAAACCTGGTTCGGTATTTAGTCGTGGCGGTGAGGTAATCGTGCCTGCTTCTGGAGAAACAGCAGAGGATATTTCAATCGCCTCAGTCGTTGAAAAATCAGGGGTTTTGCTTGGTGGCGACCTTAATATCATCACTCCACCAACAGATATTGATTCCGCATTTTTAGCTATCAGCATTTCTAATGGAAAGCCACATAACGATATGGCTAAAATGGCACAAGGAAAGTCGGTTGTTCACCTTCATAATACGGACTTGGAAAAGATAGATTTATCCTATCCGAGTCATGAAGAGCAGATTCGGATTAGTGGCTTTTTCAGAGGTATAGACAACCTTATCACTCTTCATCAGCGTGAGCATTTTTAG
- a CDS encoding helix-turn-helix domain-containing protein: MNLSNEIKIIRQKAFMTQEAFAKALNVAFSTVNRWESGKTHPNMTAMKQLKIFCDVNNISFDELQNAWLNKSKEVK, from the coding sequence ATGAATCTTTCTAATGAGATTAAGATAATTCGTCAAAAGGCTTTTATGACACAAGAAGCTTTTGCAAAGGCGCTGAATGTTGCATTTTCGACGGTAAATCGTTGGGAATCAGGGAAAACGCACCCTAATATGACAGCTATGAAGCAGCTGAAAATTTTCTGTGATGTAAATAATATATCTTTTGATGAACTTCAGAATGCATGGTTGAATAAATCGAAGGAGGTAAAATGA
- a CDS encoding GIY-YIG nuclease family protein: MATSKKLEIIYHDGQPDGIRSVRRHLSTVTTYVIPRTMLSDAKNISGINRPGIYYLINEDEDNNIAQIYIGQTRNGISRLDDHNRSKDFWNKAIMFLADNKTFSLDIISGLEEYAISKAWESKRYKVENSVKPKYDIDEYDLVSIEEIYDEIKFVMATLGYKLENTQENTKNAQILHTTRNGITALGVYSGDKFDVLEGSEINMDKPVHLPKYNKQRQELLDDGHIISENGKSILKITLTFNTPSGASNFVLGGSTNGWAEWKNSDGKTLDELFRKS; this comes from the coding sequence ATGGCCACAAGCAAGAAACTTGAGATCATTTATCACGATGGTCAGCCTGACGGCATTCGTTCAGTTCGCCGCCATCTTTCAACTGTTACGACCTATGTCATTCCTCGCACAATGCTTTCTGATGCAAAAAACATCTCCGGTATCAATCGCCCGGGTATCTATTATCTTATAAACGAAGATGAAGACAACAATATAGCTCAGATTTATATTGGTCAGACACGAAACGGCATCAGCAGACTGGACGATCATAACCGTTCAAAAGATTTCTGGAACAAGGCAATTATGTTCTTGGCGGATAATAAGACCTTTTCTTTGGATATCATAAGCGGCCTTGAAGAATATGCCATCTCCAAAGCATGGGAGTCAAAACGCTATAAGGTTGAAAACTCTGTTAAGCCTAAATACGACATTGATGAATACGATCTTGTTTCTATTGAAGAAATATACGATGAAATCAAGTTCGTGATGGCAACATTGGGCTATAAACTGGAAAATACGCAGGAGAACACAAAAAACGCTCAAATCCTTCATACCACCCGAAACGGAATAACCGCCCTTGGCGTTTATAGCGGCGACAAGTTCGATGTTCTCGAAGGCTCTGAAATCAATATGGACAAGCCTGTTCACCTACCGAAGTATAACAAGCAGAGGCAGGAGCTTTTGGACGATGGTCATATCATTTCAGAAAACGGAAAATCAATTCTGAAAATCACCCTGACATTCAACACCCCCAGCGGAGCGAGCAACTTTGTTCTTGGAGGATCAACAAACGGTTGGGCTGAATGGAAGAACAGTGATGGAAAAACCTTAGATGAACTTTTCCGCAAATCATAG
- a CDS encoding type I restriction-modification system subunit M, with translation MNKQQLASKIWESANKMRSKIEANEYKDYILGFIFYKFLSDKEIKYLKQNDWTDEDIKGFLNEDDRETVESIHKNVGYFIAYENLFSTWLEMGSDFNVSNVRDALSAFSRLINASHKKVFDKIFDTLQTGLSKLGDSSGTQTKAISDLIHLIKDIPMDSKQDYDVLGFIYEYLISNFAANAGKKAGEFYTPHEVSLLMSEIVADHLKDRTEIKIYDPTSGSGSLLINIGKCVAKYMGDGDKIKYYAQELKENTYNLTRMNLVMRGILPDNIATRNGDTLEEDWPYFDESDPVGTYDPLYVDAVVSNPPYSQNWNPANKESDPRYKSYGLAPKGKADYAFLLHDLYHIKPDGLMTIVLPHGVLFRGGEEGEIRKNLIENNKIDAIIGLPANIFFGTGIPTIIMVLKQRRSNTDVLIIDASKGFEKVGKTNKLRASDIKKIVDAVTSRVSIPKFSRVVSREEIRQNDYNLNIPRYVDSSEKPESWDIYASMFGGIPAGEVNDLSAYWDAFPTLKKALFDDADAPYLHFNVEDIKKTVSEHADVTAFEGKFKSAFDGFDSYLAEELIGGMDAINISKEESALSAKIFDRLDGIPLVDRYEAYQLLDNEWSRIAVDLEIIQTEGFDAAKKVDPNMVVRKKDGKDTEVQDGWIGHVIPFELVQEKHLSEKLSALKANETRLTEIAAGFEEQLDELPEEEKEKDFVNDDKTAFVAAAVKKAIKAKEVEPEILDILKKVDALVAEEKAAKKKVKDDSAALHLETKAKIEQLSDDEVKELLREKWIAPVVNGLSKLPGGIVNGFVSKLEALAKKYETTFFEVEEEIRNVESDLAGMLEQLTGNDYDMQGLAEFKKLLGGE, from the coding sequence ATGAATAAGCAGCAACTTGCTTCTAAGATCTGGGAATCAGCAAATAAAATGCGATCCAAGATTGAAGCGAATGAGTACAAGGATTATATTTTAGGCTTTATCTTCTATAAATTTCTTTCTGACAAGGAAATAAAATATCTGAAGCAGAACGACTGGACTGATGAAGATATCAAAGGTTTTCTGAATGAAGATGACAGAGAGACCGTTGAAAGTATTCATAAGAACGTGGGCTACTTTATCGCCTATGAGAATTTGTTTTCAACCTGGCTTGAAATGGGTTCGGACTTTAATGTGTCCAACGTCCGTGATGCCCTTTCCGCGTTCAGCAGACTGATTAACGCATCGCACAAAAAAGTCTTTGACAAGATTTTTGATACCTTGCAGACCGGTCTTTCTAAGCTGGGCGACAGCTCCGGTACCCAAACCAAGGCAATCAGCGATTTGATCCATCTGATTAAGGATATCCCGATGGATAGCAAGCAGGATTATGATGTGCTGGGCTTCATTTATGAGTATCTGATTTCCAATTTTGCCGCAAACGCCGGCAAAAAAGCGGGCGAATTCTACACCCCACACGAAGTATCGCTGCTCATGTCTGAAATCGTTGCTGACCACCTCAAGGATAGAACCGAAATCAAAATTTACGACCCGACCAGCGGCTCCGGCTCCCTGCTTATCAATATCGGTAAATGCGTTGCAAAATACATGGGCGACGGCGATAAAATCAAATACTATGCGCAGGAGCTCAAGGAAAACACCTATAACCTGACGAGAATGAACTTGGTCATGCGCGGTATATTGCCGGACAATATCGCCACGCGAAACGGTGATACGCTGGAGGAAGACTGGCCGTACTTTGATGAAAGCGACCCTGTTGGTACTTATGATCCTCTTTATGTGGACGCTGTTGTTTCCAATCCGCCGTATTCACAGAACTGGAACCCCGCAAATAAGGAATCAGACCCGCGTTACAAGTCCTATGGACTTGCCCCGAAAGGAAAAGCGGATTATGCCTTCCTGCTTCATGACCTTTACCATATTAAACCCGACGGTTTAATGACCATCGTTCTTCCGCACGGTGTTTTGTTCCGTGGCGGTGAAGAAGGCGAAATCCGTAAAAATCTTATTGAAAACAACAAGATTGATGCCATTATTGGTCTGCCTGCTAATATTTTCTTCGGCACAGGTATCCCTACGATTATCATGGTGCTGAAACAGCGCCGCAGCAATACGGACGTATTGATTATCGATGCATCCAAGGGCTTTGAAAAGGTTGGAAAGACCAATAAGCTCCGCGCTTCTGATATTAAAAAGATCGTGGACGCAGTAACTTCCCGTGTGAGCATTCCCAAGTTCTCCAGGGTCGTGAGCAGAGAAGAAATCCGTCAGAACGATTACAACCTGAATATTCCCCGCTATGTGGATTCTTCTGAAAAGCCAGAAAGCTGGGATATTTATGCCTCCATGTTTGGCGGCATCCCTGCCGGTGAAGTAAATGACCTGAGTGCGTACTGGGATGCTTTTCCCACACTCAAAAAAGCTTTGTTTGACGATGCTGATGCTCCCTATCTGCATTTCAATGTTGAGGACATCAAGAAAACTGTTTCGGAACATGCTGACGTTACCGCTTTTGAGGGAAAATTCAAATCCGCCTTTGACGGCTTTGATTCTTATCTGGCTGAAGAATTAATCGGCGGAATGGATGCCATCAACATTTCCAAGGAAGAAAGCGCTCTTTCCGCGAAGATATTCGACCGTCTTGACGGTATTCCGCTTGTTGACAGATACGAAGCATATCAGCTTCTGGACAATGAATGGAGCAGAATCGCAGTTGACCTTGAAATAATCCAGACCGAAGGATTTGACGCCGCAAAGAAAGTTGACCCCAATATGGTCGTCAGGAAAAAAGACGGCAAGGATACCGAAGTTCAGGATGGCTGGATCGGCCATGTAATCCCCTTTGAACTGGTTCAGGAAAAGCATCTGTCTGAAAAGCTTTCTGCACTCAAAGCAAACGAGACCCGCCTGACGGAAATTGCCGCCGGATTTGAAGAACAGCTCGACGAGCTGCCCGAAGAGGAAAAAGAAAAGGATTTTGTCAATGATGACAAAACAGCTTTTGTTGCCGCCGCAGTAAAGAAAGCAATCAAGGCGAAAGAGGTTGAACCGGAAATCCTTGACATTCTGAAAAAGGTCGATGCACTTGTTGCAGAGGAGAAGGCCGCCAAGAAGAAAGTCAAGGACGATTCCGCGGCACTTCATCTTGAAACAAAAGCAAAGATCGAACAGCTTTCTGACGATGAGGTAAAAGAACTCTTGAGGGAAAAGTGGATCGCACCCGTTGTAAACGGTCTTTCTAAGCTGCCCGGCGGCATTGTAAACGGGTTTGTTTCAAAGCTGGAAGCTCTCGCCAAGAAGTACGAGACAACTTTCTTTGAAGTCGAAGAAGAAATCCGCAATGTAGAATCCGACTTGGCCGGTATGTTGGAACAACTCACGGGCAATGATTACGACATGCAGGGGCTTGCGGAGTTCAAAAAGCTTCTTGGAGGTGAATAA